The genomic window GGCGACGCGGATCTCGGCTTCGGCATTGCGGCCGTCGCACGCCAGCACAAGCTCGCCTTCGTGCCAATCACCGAAGAGCGGTTCGATCTGCTCGCCTGGCGGAGGGATTTCTGCGGGCCGAGCCTGCAGAAACTCTTCGCCTTCACCCGCACATCTCAGTTTCAAGAACGGGCGGAACAGCTTAGCGGATATGATGTTTCCCAAACGGGCACCATTCACTACAACGGCCCGTGATCGGCCTTCGGCCGATCAACTTTCGTTGCGGTCGGCGTCCGGGAAGAACAACTGCTGGCCGTCGATCTTGTAGTCCTCGATCGCCTGCTGGCCCGCGTCCGAAAGCATCCAGTCGATGAAGGTCTGGCCGGCTTCTGCCTTGACGTTTTCGCAGTGCTCGGGGCTGACGAGGATGATGCCGTAGGGGTTGAACATCGCCTCGTCGCCTTCGACGGCAACGGTGTATTCGCCCTTGTTGCCGTAGTTGATCCACGTCGCGCGGTCGGTCAGCACGTAGCCGCCCATGCCGATACCGGTATTGAGCGTCTCTCCCATGCCGGAGCCGGTTTCGCGGTACCAGCTGCCGCTGACGGCTGCGACATCGATACCGGCCACTTCCCAAAGCTCCAGTTCCTTGCTGTGCGTGCCGGAATCGTCGCCGCGCGATGCAAATATGGCTTCGCTTTCAGCGATCTTGGTGAGCGCATCGACCACGTCGGTCGAACCGGAGACGCCGGCGGGATCAGCGGCAGGGCCGACGATGACGAAGTCGTTGTACATCAGCGGTTCGCGCGAAACGCCATAGCCAGCCTCGACGAAGGCTTCTTCCTGCGCCGTTGCGTGCACCAGCAGAACGTCGCCATCACAGTTCTCGGCGTTGTTGATCGCCTGGCCGGTGCCGACGGCAACGACGCGAACCTCGATACCTGCTTCTTCCTGAAAGATCGGCAGCAGATGGTCGTAAAGGCCGGAGGCTTCCGTCGATGTCGTCGACTGGACGATGATGAAATTGTCTTCCTGGGCAAGCGCCGGTGCAGCGGCAAGCGTGAAGGCCACGCCCGCGGATAGCAGTGTCAGTCTGGTCATGGGTCGTTTCTCCCGTTGGATTTTTCGTGTCGGTTAGAGAAGAATTTCGCCGGCCGCGAAGGCGCGCGCTTCCGGCGTCTTCGGGCGATCGAAAAAGTCGGCGGTGCGGCCAGCCTCGATGATCCGGCCGCGATGCATCAAAAGCACGCGCTCGGAGAGCCGCCGCGCCTGCGCCATGTCGTGGGTGACGAGCACGATGATCGTGCCGGCCTTCGCAGCGGCGCCGATCATCTCCTCGATGCGCAGCGTCGAGGCGGGATCGAGGCTCGCCGTCGGCTCGTCCAGGAAAAGGATTTCAGGCTTGAGCGCCAGCGCCCGGGCCATGGCGAGACGTTGCTTTTCGCCGCCGGAGAGAAGGCGCGCCGAGGTATCGGCAATGGCGGAGAGGCCCGCATGGTCGAGCGCTTCGTGCGCGAGCGCCTGGGCGTCGCGGGTGCCGTGGCCGGCCTGCTTCAGCGCGTAGATCACGTTGGCGATCGCCGAACGGCGAAACAGCACGGGATGCTGCAACAGCATGCCGACCTTGCGGTAGCCGTCGCGCGAGGGCGTCGAGCCGTTCCAGGAAACGTCACCACGGTCCGGCTTCTGCAACCCGGCAAGCGTCTTGATTAGCATGGACTTGCCGGCGCCATTGGGGCCGAGAATGGCGGTCACGGCATCACCGCCGAAGACGATCCGTTCGACGTCGAGCAGCAGCCTGCCGCTCCGCTCGATCTTGAGATTGTCGCCCGAAACGGGGGTGGCGGAAAGCGCCTTGGTATCAGTGCGGTCAAGCATAGGCGACGCGCTCCGCAGTTCCGCGAAGCGCGAAGACCAGGCTGTTCACGGCAATGGCGATCGAAACCAGGATGATGCCGAGCCCGAGCGCGAGCGCCAGATTGCCCTTCGCGGTTTCCAGCGCGATCGTCGTCGTCATGACGCGGGTGACGTGGTTGATGTTGCCGCCGACGATGATGACTGCGCCGACCTCAGCGATCGCGCGGCCGAAGCCGGCGAGCAGCGCGGTCATCAGCGAGAATCGCCCCTCCCACAGAAGCGTCACCAGCCGCTGGCCGCTGGTCAGGCCGAAAAGGGTCATCTGCTGGTGGTATTCGTCGTTCAAATCCTCGATCGTCTGCCGCGCGAGCGCTGCGATGATGGGCGTGATCAGCAGTGACTGCGCGATGATCATCGCAGTGGGCGTGTACAGCAGTTGCAGCGGCCCGAGCACTCCGGAATTCGACAGCAGCAGATAGACGATCAGGCCAACCACGACCGGTGGCAGGCCCATAAGCGCAGTGATGGCGACAACGATGGCGGTGCGGCCCGGAAATCGTGACACCGCAAGAAAAGCGCCGAGCGGCAGGCCGATGATCGCTGCGACGACGACGGCCGACAGACTCACCTGGAGGGAGAGGAACACGATGGCGCGCAGATCGGCATCGAAGGATGCGATCAGCCGAAAGGCTTCGCCAAACGCGTCTGCGAAACTTTGCATTTTGTGTTATTTTGTCCGTTAATCTGACCCAAGCCGGACAATATGGGATGAAAAGCGCAGGCGCAACGCCAATCGCCGCTTTTCACAGCGCGGCCGACATCGTGCCGCAGGCACAATCTGCGGCTGCAGCGGGCTTTGTCGGAAGAACTGCGGCGAAAGTCTTAGGATGTGGGCGGCTTAGAGCGCGGCGAGAGAAAAGCCGTGTGCATAGGGGTCGCGATCGTCGATGAAGATCGTGTTGAGCCCGGTGACGCGCGCCCAGCCGCCGATGGACGGAATGATCGCCGGCTTGCCGCCGACGGTGGTCTCACTCTCCACGCGGCCGTGGAATAGAGAGCCGATGATCGATTCGTGGATGAAATCGTCGCCCGCTTTCAACTGACCTTTTGCCGCCCAGTGCGCCATGCGCGCCGAGGTGCCCGTGCCGCATGGCGATCGGTCGATCGCGGCTTCGCCGTAGAACACGGCGTTGCGCGCATGCGCTTTTGGATCGCGCGCCGCCCCGGCCCACAGCACGTGGCGCAGGCCCTTGATGTCGGCATGTTCCGGGTGCTGAAACGCGTATTTGGCGTTCAGCGCTGCGCGGAGGCGCGGACTCCACGTCAACAGGTCCTGCACGGACACGTCGGCAACATCGGAAAATGCGGCCTGCGGCTCCACGATGGCGTAGAAATTGCCACCATAGGCAACATCCACTGTGATCTCGCCGAGACCCTCGACGTCCGCGGTCAGGGCCTCGGCATGGAGGAAGGACGCGACATTAGTGATGCGTACTTCCTCAACATAATCACCCTCCTGCCGGTAGGTTGCGGTGACGAGGCCCGCCGGCGTGTCGAGCTTCACGATGCCTGGTGTCTTCGGCTTGACGAGCCCATGCTCGATCATCGTCGTGACCGTACCGATGGTGCCGTGGCCGCACATGGGCAAACAACCGGACGTTTCGATGAACAGGATCGCGACGTCGCAGTCCTCCCGTGTCGGTGGATAGAGGATCGAGCCGGACATGATGTCGTGGCCGCGCGGTTCGAACATCAGCCCGGTGCGGATCCAGTCATATTCGGCGATGAAATGCGCGCGCCGCTCCAGCATGGTTGCGCCCTGAAGCTGCGGCCCCCGCCCGCAACGACGCGAACGGGATTGCCGCAGGTGTGACCGTCGATGCAGAAGAAGGAGTGGCGCGCCATGGGAATGCTTTCAGAACCGGTCCGGTGAATAGGGCTCAAGCGAGATTTCCGTCTCGCGGTCGAGTGCGATGTCGGCCACGAGCTTTGCGGTTGCCGCCGATTGCGTCAGGCCAAGGTGGCCGTGGCCGAACGCGTGGATCACGCGGGGAACGCGGTGCGATCGGCCGATGGCGGGCAGGGAATCGGGCAAGGAGGGTCGAAAGCCCATCCATTCTGTCCCACCCATGGGGTTCAGTTCCGGAAGAAACCGTGCCGCCTTCGCCAGCATCGTCTTGGAGCGCTGGAAGTTCGGCGGGCAGTCGAGCCCCGCCAGTTCCACCGCGCCGCCGACGCGCACTGCCTGGCCGAGCGGCGAGACCACGAAGCCATGGTCGTCGAAGATGATCTGACAGTTGAGATCGAACGCCGATTTGGGCAGCGTCGTGTTGTAGCCGCGCTCCGTTTCGAGCGGGATCCGGTCGCCGATCAAGGCAGCCAGCCGATGCGACCAGGCGCCGGCCGCAATCACCACCTGCGCGGCGAGCAGTGAGCGCCCATCGGTGAAGGAGAGGCGGACGCCCGCATCTTCGACGGCCATCCGTTCGATGTCGGCGATTTCCAGATGGACGCCTTGGGCAAAGGCGCGTTCGCCAAGCGCGACGACATAGGCTTTCGGGTCGGCGACGTTCGACCAGCCGGCCACGTAGGTGCCGTGGCGAAAGGTTTGCGCGATGCCCGGCTGGATCGCGTCTATGCCGGCGCGGTCGAGATGGCGGTGGCTGATGCCGTATTCGGTGCGCCGATCCCAGCCGCGCGCGGCCGAATTGAAGCTGCGCTCTGTGTCGTAAAGATGCAGTGCGCCGCGTGCGACGATCATGTGCTTCAGGCCGGTGCGCTCCAGAAGCTTCTCCGTCTCGGCCTCGGCCACACGCATCAAGGCCGCCTGCGCCGCGATGCTGCGCTCGAAGTTCTTGCTGCTGCCTGCTTTGAAGAACCGCCACAGCCATGGCGCGATTGTCGGCAGATAGGCGGGCGGTAGCGAGAGCGGCCCGGTCGGGTCCATCAGCCAGAACGGCGCCTTCAGCATGATGCCCGGCGATGCGAGCGGCAGAATGTCGGAAAAGGCGAATGCACCGGCATTGCCAGCGCTGGTCTCTGCCGAAATGCCTTTGCGGTCGATCAGCGCAACCGTGAGACCGCGCTCTGCAAGATAGAGCGCGGTCGTCGTTCCGATCACGCCGGCGCCGATGACGGCGATATCGTATCGGCCGGCATTCATGGGGTCAGGCCGCGATTTCCAGTGTGGGGAGGCTCGGGCGCGTTTCGATCGCAGCGCGGATGACGCGCTCGACCTCGGCCCGGCGCTCGCCGGCAAGCGGCAGCCGGGGCCCGCGGACCCGCTCGGTCGACTTGATCGCCAGCGCCTCGGCCAGCTTGATGTTCTGGACGAGATAGGTCGAGACATCGAGATCGAGCAGCGGGCGGAACCAGCGGTAGATCGCAAGCGCCTCGTCGCGACGACCTGCCTGCATCAACTGCCAGATGGCGACGGTTTCCTTCGGGAAGGCGACGACGAGGCCTGCCACCCAGCCCGTTGCGCCGACCGAAAGCGCCTCGAAGGCCAGATTGTCGACGCCGGTCAGCACGGCGTAACGATCGCCCAGATGATTGATGATCTCGGTGGTTCGGCGGATATCGTCGGAAGATTCCTTGATCGCGACGAAACGGGCATCGTCGGCAAGGTCGGCCATCAATTGCGGAGTCACGTCAACGCGGTAGGCGACCCGGTTCGAGTAGATCATCACCGGCAGATCGCCGGCAGCTGCGATGGCGCGCAGATTGGCTTCTGTCTCGCGCGCATCGGTATGATAGATCGGGCTCGGAACGACCATCAGGCCGTCCGCGCCGGCCTGTGCAGCCTTCTTCGCCATGGCGCACGCCGCCGTTGTCGATGCTTCCGCAACCGTCACAAGGACGGGGCGCTTGCCGGCTGCCGCCTTGGCGGTGCGATAAACGTCGATGCGCTCTTCCTGCGTCAGCATTGGGCCTTCGCCGAGCGATCCGGCGACGATCAGGCCATCGACGCCTGCGTCGATCTGCAGGCCGAAGCAGCGCTCCATCTCCGCATGATCGAGGCTGTCATCCTCCTTGAACTTCGTTGTTACGGCGGGAAGGATGCCACTCCACATGATCAGACTCCGGTGCTTCGAGCGTTTCGGTTCCGGCAGAAAATCCCAAAGCTTGATCAGTGGCAAGAGGCCGACCCTGCAGCGCCGCCCGCGATTCCAGGCGGCTCCACACCGGTTTCAAAGCTTTCCGTTTCATGGGCGGCAAAATGACGTTCAAGACGGTGGATTGACCCGTCAAAGCGCCTTCAATCGGCGTTTTTCTCTATTGACCTCATCGACCCATTGGCGATCTTAATAGCTGATATTGCAGACGACGATCGGCGGTGGTGGGAGCCTCGATCGATCGAACGGCAGAGCCGACGGGACAAGTCGGCCAGAGGGGTACATCACAGTGGAATATTTCGTTCAGCAGTTGATCAACGGGCTGACGCTGGGCTCCATCTATGGGCTCATCGCGATCGGTTACACGATGGTCTACGGCATCATCGGCATGATCAATTTCGCCCATGGAGATATCTTCATGGTCGGTTCGTTCATCGCCATGATCCTCATCGTCGCGCTTGGCATCACGGCCGGGGCAGGCTTCATCGTGCTCATCCTGGCGCTCATGCTCGTGCTCTTGATGGCGATGCTCTTCACGTCGGCATGGGGCTGGACGGTGGAGCGGATCGCCTACCGGCCGCTTCGGGGATCCTTCCGCCTTGCGCCGCTGATCACCGCGATCGGCATGTCGATCGTGCTGCAGAACTTCGTGCAGATCGTGCAGGGCGCCCGCGTCAAGCCGCTGCCGCCGCTGGTGTCCGGCGGCTACACGATCATGGACGGCAACAATTTCGATGTTCAGATCTCCAACATCCAGATCCTGATTCTGGTGACCACGGTCGTGCTGATGGGTGTCTTCACCTACATCATCAACAAGACCGCGCTTGGCCGCTCGCTGCGCGCCTGCGAGCAGGATCGCAAGATGGCCGCGCTCGTCGGCATCAATGTCGATCGCACGATCTCGCTGACCTTCGTGCTCGGCGCTGCGCTCGCAGCCGTCGCGGGCTTCATGTACCTGCTCTATTACGGGGTGATCGATTTCTACATCGGCTTCATCGCCGGCGTTAAGGCCTTCACGGCAGCCGTTCTCGGCGGCATCGGCTCTTTGCCGGGTGCCATGCTTGGCGGCATTCTGATCGGCCTGATCGAGACCTTCTGGTCTGGCTATTTCTCCGTGGAATACAAGGACGTTGCTGCCTTCTTCATTCTGGCCGCCGTGTTGATCTTCCTGCCGTCGGGCCTGCTCGGCAAACCCGAAGTCGAGAAGGTCTGACATGGCTGCCTTGAACGCGGCTCCTGCCGCCGAAGAAAACATCGTGGTGGCTTCTCTCAAGGACGCCATCCTCGCCGGGGTTCTCGCCCTCATCCTGTTCTCCATTATCGTCGGTCTTCGCACCGACGCCGGTGCCGGCGGTCTGCGGATCACGACCGAGTGGGACCGCGTGCTCTGGATGGCCGCAGCCACGGCCGTTGGCCGGTTCTTGCTCAACATCTTCTTCTGGAAACGTGCCGGCGGCCCCAAGGGCCTCTCCGACGTGCTGCCGGATTTCAACAAGGCCGGCCATGTCTCGCGGTTCCTGGGCCCGCTGATGCTCGGCATCGCCGTCACGCTGCCCTTCATCGTCATGGTGCTGGTCCCGGGCCAAAGCCGCTACTATGTCGACCTCGGCGTGCTGGTGCTCACCTATGTGATGCTCGGCTGGGGTCTCAACATCGTCGTCGGTCTCGCTGGCCTGCTCGATCTTGGCTACGTCGCATTCTATGCAGTCGGCGCCTATTCCTACGCGCTGCTTTCCCAGTACTTCGATCTCGGCTTCTGGGTGTGCCTTCCGCTTGCGGGCATCCTCGCTGCATTTTGGGGCATCATTCTCGGCTTTCCGGTACTGCGGCTTCGCGGCGATTATCTCGCGATCGTGACGTTGGCATTCGGTGAAATCATTCGCATCGTGCTGTTGAACTGGTTTGAGCTGACCAACGGGCCGAATGGCATCACGCAGATCCCGCGTCCGACCTTCTTCGGCCTGGATTTCACGCGGGACGAGGGTGGCTTTGCGGACTTCTTCGGCCTCGAATACGCCGCGATACACCGCATCATCTTCCTCTATTATATCATCTTGGTGCTCGCGCTCATCACCAACTGGGTCACGCTCAGGCTGCGCAAGCTGCCGATCGGCCGTGCTTGGGAAGCCTTGCGTGAAGACGAAATTGCCTGCCGCTCGCTCGGCATCAACACAACCAATACCAAGCTTTCGGCCTTTGCGATCGGCGCGATGTTCGGCGGGTTCGCCGGCGCGTTCTTTGCCACGCGCCAGGGCTTCATCTCGCCGGAAAGCTTCACCTTCCTGGAATCGGCGATCATCCTCGCCATCGTGGTTCTCGGCGGTCTCGGCAGTCAGATGGGCGTCGTCTTCGCCTCGCTGGTGATGATCGGCGGCTTCGAGATGTTCCGAAATCTCGAGGAATTCCGCGTCCTCGTCTTCGGCCTGCTGATGGTGCTGATCATGATCTGGAAGCCGCGCGGCCTGGTGTCGACGCGCAACCCCACGGTCTTCCTGAAGGAACGAAAAGCGGTCTCTGCCGATCTTGTGAGCCAGGGGGAGGGGCACTGACATGAGCCTGCAACCCTTATCTCCCACGCCTGCATCTGCAGGCGCTTCCCGGCAGACGCTACGCAATTGGGAAACCGATGTCGTCGTGCGCGTCGAACATCTGACCATGCGCTTCGGTGGCCTGGTCGCCGTCGACAATCTGTCCTTCGATGTCGGGCGCGGTGACATCACTTCACTCATCGGCCCAAATGGTGCCGGCAAGACGACCGTGTTCAACTGCCTGACCGGCTTCTACAAGCCGACCGAAGGCCGGATGATCATGGCGCACACGCCGTCTGCCTTCGCCAATCTGGAGGCGCGGACGCAGGAAGGGCGGCGCTATTTCGCCGATGACGGTCTCTATCTCCTCGAGCGCATGCCCGACATGGAGATTGCGGCCATCGGGAAGGTTGCTCGCACCTTCCAGAACATCCGCCTTTTCGGCGGCATGACGCTTCTCGAAAACCTGATGGTCGCGCAGCACAACGCGCTGATCGTCGCGTCCGGCTACACGTTCGGCGGCATCTTCGGTCTGCCGTCATACCGAAAGGGCGAGCGCGAGGCGATCGACCTGGCCAAATACTGGCTGGAGAAGACCAATCTCATCGACCGCGCCGACGATCCCGCTGCCGATCTGCCCTATGGGGATCAGCGCCGGCTGGAGATCGCGCGCGCCATGTGCACGCGCCCAAAGGTTTTGTGCCTCGACGAGCCGGCGGCCGGCCTGAACCCGAAGGAGTCCAGCGAGCTCAACACGCTTCTGCGCCAGATCCGCGACGACGAAGGCATTTCGGTGCTGCTTATCGAGCATGACATGAGCGTCGTGATGGAGATTTCCGACCATGTCGTCGTCCTCGACTATGGCCGCAAGATTTCCGACGGCGCGCCGCAGGACGTGCGCTCCGACCCGAAGGTCATCGCCGCCTATCTCGGCGTCGACGACGAAGAGGTCGACGCCGTGGAAGCCGAAGTCGGGCAGGAAACGGCCGAGCGCGGTGGGGGCCATGTGCAGGTTGTCGATGCCGAAGCGGCGCAAACCCTGCAGGAATTGTCGGCTCGCAGTGTTTCCAAGGATCCGAAGGGAGACGGCCGATGAGCATGGCAA from Georhizobium profundi includes these protein-coding regions:
- a CDS encoding substrate-binding domain-containing protein, which translates into the protein MTRLTLLSAGVAFTLAAAPALAQEDNFIIVQSTTSTEASGLYDHLLPIFQEEAGIEVRVVAVGTGQAINNAENCDGDVLLVHATAQEEAFVEAGYGVSREPLMYNDFVIVGPAADPAGVSGSTDVVDALTKIAESEAIFASRGDDSGTHSKELELWEVAGIDVAAVSGSWYRETGSGMGETLNTGIGMGGYVLTDRATWINYGNKGEYTVAVEGDEAMFNPYGIILVSPEHCENVKAEAGQTFIDWMLSDAGQQAIEDYKIDGQQLFFPDADRNES
- a CDS encoding energy-coupling factor ABC transporter ATP-binding protein, yielding MLDRTDTKALSATPVSGDNLKIERSGRLLLDVERIVFGGDAVTAILGPNGAGKSMLIKTLAGLQKPDRGDVSWNGSTPSRDGYRKVGMLLQHPVLFRRSAIANVIYALKQAGHGTRDAQALAHEALDHAGLSAIADTSARLLSGGEKQRLAMARALALKPEILFLDEPTASLDPASTLRIEEMIGAAAKAGTIIVLVTHDMAQARRLSERVLLMHRGRIIEAGRTADFFDRPKTPEARAFAAGEILL
- a CDS encoding ABC transporter permease, giving the protein MQSFADAFGEAFRLIASFDADLRAIVFLSLQVSLSAVVVAAIIGLPLGAFLAVSRFPGRTAIVVAITALMGLPPVVVGLIVYLLLSNSGVLGPLQLLYTPTAMIIAQSLLITPIIAALARQTIEDLNDEYHQQMTLFGLTSGQRLVTLLWEGRFSLMTALLAGFGRAIAEVGAVIIVGGNINHVTRVMTTTIALETAKGNLALALGLGIILVSIAIAVNSLVFALRGTAERVAYA
- a CDS encoding NAD(P)/FAD-dependent oxidoreductase, which translates into the protein MNAGRYDIAVIGAGVIGTTTALYLAERGLTVALIDRKGISAETSAGNAGAFAFSDILPLASPGIMLKAPFWLMDPTGPLSLPPAYLPTIAPWLWRFFKAGSSKNFERSIAAQAALMRVAEAETEKLLERTGLKHMIVARGALHLYDTERSFNSAARGWDRRTEYGISHRHLDRAGIDAIQPGIAQTFRHGTYVAGWSNVADPKAYVVALGERAFAQGVHLEIADIERMAVEDAGVRLSFTDGRSLLAAQVVIAAGAWSHRLAALIGDRIPLETERGYNTTLPKSAFDLNCQIIFDDHGFVVSPLGQAVRVGGAVELAGLDCPPNFQRSKTMLAKAARFLPELNPMGGTEWMGFRPSLPDSLPAIGRSHRVPRVIHAFGHGHLGLTQSAATAKLVADIALDRETEISLEPYSPDRF
- a CDS encoding dihydrodipicolinate synthase family protein; this translates as MWSGILPAVTTKFKEDDSLDHAEMERCFGLQIDAGVDGLIVAGSLGEGPMLTQEERIDVYRTAKAAAGKRPVLVTVAEASTTAACAMAKKAAQAGADGLMVVPSPIYHTDARETEANLRAIAAAGDLPVMIYSNRVAYRVDVTPQLMADLADDARFVAIKESSDDIRRTTEIINHLGDRYAVLTGVDNLAFEALSVGATGWVAGLVVAFPKETVAIWQLMQAGRRDEALAIYRWFRPLLDLDVSTYLVQNIKLAEALAIKSTERVRGPRLPLAGERRAEVERVIRAAIETRPSLPTLEIAA
- a CDS encoding ABC transporter permease subunit encodes the protein MEYFVQQLINGLTLGSIYGLIAIGYTMVYGIIGMINFAHGDIFMVGSFIAMILIVALGITAGAGFIVLILALMLVLLMAMLFTSAWGWTVERIAYRPLRGSFRLAPLITAIGMSIVLQNFVQIVQGARVKPLPPLVSGGYTIMDGNNFDVQISNIQILILVTTVVLMGVFTYIINKTALGRSLRACEQDRKMAALVGINVDRTISLTFVLGAALAAVAGFMYLLYYGVIDFYIGFIAGVKAFTAAVLGGIGSLPGAMLGGILIGLIETFWSGYFSVEYKDVAAFFILAAVLIFLPSGLLGKPEVEKV
- the livM gene encoding high-affinity branched-chain amino acid ABC transporter permease LivM; this translates as MAALNAAPAAEENIVVASLKDAILAGVLALILFSIIVGLRTDAGAGGLRITTEWDRVLWMAAATAVGRFLLNIFFWKRAGGPKGLSDVLPDFNKAGHVSRFLGPLMLGIAVTLPFIVMVLVPGQSRYYVDLGVLVLTYVMLGWGLNIVVGLAGLLDLGYVAFYAVGAYSYALLSQYFDLGFWVCLPLAGILAAFWGIILGFPVLRLRGDYLAIVTLAFGEIIRIVLLNWFELTNGPNGITQIPRPTFFGLDFTRDEGGFADFFGLEYAAIHRIIFLYYIILVLALITNWVTLRLRKLPIGRAWEALREDEIACRSLGINTTNTKLSAFAIGAMFGGFAGAFFATRQGFISPESFTFLESAIILAIVVLGGLGSQMGVVFASLVMIGGFEMFRNLEEFRVLVFGLLMVLIMIWKPRGLVSTRNPTVFLKERKAVSADLVSQGEGH
- a CDS encoding ABC transporter ATP-binding protein, which encodes MRFGGLVAVDNLSFDVGRGDITSLIGPNGAGKTTVFNCLTGFYKPTEGRMIMAHTPSAFANLEARTQEGRRYFADDGLYLLERMPDMEIAAIGKVARTFQNIRLFGGMTLLENLMVAQHNALIVASGYTFGGIFGLPSYRKGEREAIDLAKYWLEKTNLIDRADDPAADLPYGDQRRLEIARAMCTRPKVLCLDEPAAGLNPKESSELNTLLRQIRDDEGISVLLIEHDMSVVMEISDHVVVLDYGRKISDGAPQDVRSDPKVIAAYLGVDDEEVDAVEAEVGQETAERGGGHVQVVDAEAAQTLQELSARSVSKDPKGDGR